One Candidatus Poribacteria bacterium DNA segment encodes these proteins:
- a CDS encoding lectin-like protein: MKRSDFIQRLVDAQLINPFIGIVLFFVIAVCLFSGCSDLRQPVLSAVSHDRTQDGTVGFSGRVVGLEGESIAGLSLAIQHVMFDDYTDEAEWIQPLETETDEDGAFSFSGITPGQVQLILPFDIDTEKQFYVEPEDEILSIKIGEVTYHQDEPYAFGGITFTITPGVHIQNVEVKVRPRMRIRGRLVFNDGSPLADARIRISMRQEDLDGSGGGSSSGGTQTDADGTFTEYVSGGGLYTVTVAYQDLSVTSEQFVLNAGERREDLLLMFDSAPIAPVAEDVETSTPPAFDRRGVWVVNPENGHAYKEVYVEGPEEAKALATAENAYLVSINDEMEQRWLEGLFDPAPFWIGLSDVETEGEWQWDSGEPVTYTNWSPNEIFPDDLDDAEKDYVVKIFTGEWQAVGTESPFWRITRRAILEADELPAGALTAE; the protein is encoded by the coding sequence ATGAAGCGTTCAGATTTTATACAAAGGCTTGTGGATGCGCAATTAATAAATCCATTTATCGGCATAGTGCTTTTCTTCGTTATTGCAGTCTGTCTTTTTTCAGGCTGTAGTGATCTTCGACAACCTGTCCTCTCTGCAGTGTCACACGACAGGACACAAGACGGCACGGTGGGGTTTTCGGGTCGCGTTGTGGGATTAGAGGGGGAGTCAATTGCAGGACTCTCGTTAGCGATTCAACATGTCATGTTTGATGATTATACGGATGAGGCGGAGTGGATACAACCGTTAGAAACAGAGACGGACGAGGATGGAGCTTTTTCTTTCAGCGGCATTACCCCTGGCCAAGTTCAATTAATATTACCGTTTGATATAGATACTGAGAAACAATTTTACGTTGAACCTGAAGATGAGATCCTCTCCATCAAAATAGGGGAAGTAACTTACCATCAGGATGAACCGTATGCGTTTGGTGGCATCACCTTTACTATCACTCCCGGGGTGCACATCCAAAACGTTGAGGTTAAAGTGCGTCCGCGTATGCGGATTCGGGGACGGCTCGTTTTCAACGACGGCTCTCCGCTCGCGGATGCGCGCATTCGCATAAGTATGAGGCAAGAGGATTTGGATGGCAGCGGCGGCGGGTCTTCAAGTGGAGGGACACAGACAGATGCCGATGGAACCTTCACGGAGTATGTTAGTGGAGGTGGTCTGTATACCGTTACAGTCGCATATCAAGACCTTTCTGTCACGTCGGAGCAGTTTGTGCTGAATGCTGGGGAACGACGGGAAGATCTCCTGTTGATGTTTGATAGTGCGCCCATTGCGCCCGTGGCGGAAGATGTAGAAACGTCTACACCTCCGGCATTCGACCGGAGAGGAGTGTGGGTCGTCAACCCTGAAAATGGACACGCCTACAAAGAGGTTTATGTTGAGGGACCTGAGGAAGCAAAAGCCTTGGCAACTGCAGAAAATGCCTATCTTGTCTCTATTAACGACGAAATGGAACAGCGGTGGCTTGAGGGACTTTTTGACCCGGCACCCTTTTGGATTGGGCTAAGTGATGTTGAAACAGAGGGAGAGTGGCAATGGGATAGCGGCGAACCTGTCACATACACGAACTGGAGCCCCAACGAAATCTTTCCCGATGACCTGGATGATGCCGAAAAAGATTATGTTGTCAAGATTTTTACGGGCGAATGGCAAGCTGTTGGCACTGAAAGTCCGTTCTGGCGGATTACGCGTCGGGCAATTCTTGAAGCAGACGAATTACCTGCCGGTGCACTCACAGCGGAGTAA
- the pyrB gene encoding aspartate carbamoyltransferase, protein MRHLVTLDDLSNFEIEQIFRLASGMQSQLETWAGICRSKLLATLFYEPSTRTRLSFESAMERLNGGTLGFADPRATSTAKGETLADTARMVTNYADIIVVRHSWAGSARVMAQYAHIPVINGGDGSHTHPTQALADLYTIIQRKSEVEGLTVGICGDLQFGRAAHSFALAVARFGGKLIHIAPKPLQMPAWILASLEQRYGQKPLEVESVAEVIDQLDVIYVNRLQEERLPSNMDAATVRGSYLLNAEVMKNAKPDAMIMHPLPRVNELAYELDDDPRAAYFEQSANAVPIRMALIASLIGLEQLILTQPPKRDISTSAHTCANTNCVTNYETYLIPECETLSGDVELRACAYCGYLLS, encoded by the coding sequence ATGCGGCATCTGGTAACACTCGACGATCTGTCGAATTTTGAGATTGAACAGATTTTTCGACTCGCATCAGGCATGCAGTCACAACTGGAAACATGGGCGGGAATCTGTCGGAGCAAACTGCTCGCAACGCTTTTTTATGAACCGAGCACACGGACTCGGCTCTCGTTTGAAAGTGCGATGGAACGACTCAACGGCGGGACGCTCGGCTTTGCTGACCCACGCGCGACTTCCACCGCTAAAGGTGAAACCCTTGCCGATACCGCACGGATGGTGACGAATTACGCCGACATCATTGTGGTTCGACACAGCTGGGCGGGTTCAGCACGCGTTATGGCGCAGTACGCACATATTCCGGTCATCAACGGTGGCGACGGCAGCCACACACATCCGACACAAGCACTCGCTGATCTCTATACCATTATACAGCGAAAATCGGAGGTCGAAGGACTCACCGTCGGTATCTGCGGAGATTTGCAGTTTGGCAGAGCAGCGCACTCCTTCGCACTCGCAGTCGCACGGTTCGGTGGGAAACTCATTCACATCGCGCCGAAACCGCTACAGATGCCAGCGTGGATACTTGCGTCATTGGAACAACGCTACGGTCAGAAACCGCTTGAGGTCGAAAGCGTCGCAGAGGTGATTGATCAGTTAGATGTCATCTACGTCAACAGGCTTCAGGAAGAGCGACTCCCTTCAAATATGGACGCAGCCACCGTACGGGGCAGTTATCTGCTGAACGCAGAAGTTATGAAAAACGCGAAACCCGATGCGATGATTATGCATCCACTCCCCCGCGTCAACGAACTCGCCTACGAGTTAGACGATGATCCGCGCGCTGCCTATTTCGAGCAATCCGCGAACGCCGTGCCGATTCGGATGGCACTGATTGCCAGTCTCATCGGACTCGAACAACTCATTCTGACACAACCCCCGAAGCGAGACATCAGCACCTCTGCACATACGTGTGCAAACACAAACTGTGTCACGAACTATGAAACCTACTTAATTCCCGAATGTGAAACGCTTAGTGGTGATGTCGAGTTGCGCGCTTGTGCGTACTGTGGGTATCTACTCTCGTAG
- a CDS encoding dihydroorotate dehydrogenase, producing the protein METIETALNVNIGGIKMRNPVMTASGTFGYGSEYADFVDLNRLGAVVVKGVTSVPWPGNPMQRIMETPSGMLNAIGLQNVGVDGFISEKLPYLRDFDVPVIVNVCGKTVEEYLTVIEKLNTADGIAGVELNISCPNLDCGGMSFGVDATLAYQLVKEVRAITHLPLLVKLSPNVTDITVIARAVEDAGANALSAINTLLGMAINAETRKPELANVTGGLSGPAIKPVALRLVWEVYKSVSIPIVGMGGIMTARDAVEFFIAGASAVAVGTANFVNPCASMEVVKGIYDYLQKADMKSVKELVGSLKVNL; encoded by the coding sequence ATGGAGACAATAGAAACGGCACTCAACGTGAACATCGGCGGGATCAAGATGCGGAACCCGGTCATGACAGCATCCGGCACTTTTGGCTACGGCAGCGAATACGCCGATTTCGTGGATCTGAACCGACTCGGCGCAGTTGTCGTTAAAGGTGTTACAAGTGTCCCGTGGCCCGGCAATCCGATGCAACGCATCATGGAAACCCCCTCCGGTATGCTCAATGCCATCGGACTTCAAAATGTCGGCGTAGACGGTTTCATTTCAGAGAAACTCCCCTACCTCCGCGACTTTGACGTGCCAGTGATTGTCAATGTCTGTGGCAAAACGGTTGAAGAATACCTAACAGTGATTGAGAAACTGAACACGGCAGACGGTATCGCAGGCGTAGAACTCAACATCTCCTGTCCGAACTTAGATTGTGGCGGTATGAGTTTCGGTGTCGATGCAACGCTGGCATATCAACTCGTTAAAGAAGTCAGAGCTATAACACACCTACCGCTATTGGTGAAACTCTCCCCGAACGTCACAGACATTACCGTAATTGCGCGCGCTGTCGAGGATGCCGGTGCAAACGCGCTCTCTGCCATCAACACACTCCTCGGCATGGCGATCAACGCTGAAACACGAAAACCCGAACTGGCAAATGTGACGGGCGGACTCTCCGGGCCTGCAATAAAACCCGTAGCACTCCGATTGGTCTGGGAGGTCTACAAAAGCGTCTCTATTCCGATTGTAGGGATGGGGGGTATTATGACCGCAAGGGATGCTGTGGAATTCTTTATTGCCGGTGCGTCTGCTGTAGCAGTAGGAACAGCGAACTTCGTCAATCCCTGTGCATCGATGGAAGTGGTGAAAGGTATCTATGACTATCTTCAGAAAGCAGATATGAAATCGGTTAAAGAATTGGTTGGAAGCTTAAAGGTCAATCTGTAA
- a CDS encoding sigma-70 family RNA polymerase sigma factor, with amino-acid sequence MSEFLQNLRDYITKAVADAFKYNRYIERQIGEVCSGVNLNRHVLETDDAEEICRFLFDRYYKTVFDYVSKMMWNYPDPITDAEDITSETFTKAFNALKRGKEIQEPEELSGWLITIAINLTIDRTRALERRARYLPTESLDNLSVSEKEAPFASTLSDKDSRQRAANHDMKMQLLRLLSDKDREIAVLMDHLTPKAVAEVIGSTPGAVQKRWERLITWLSPVAVHLEALVECLPEERDRWIMERYLDGQPLSDIAKAIGISQSVIEETVKRVRAAWKKAAAENPTDPVSVMVKKER; translated from the coding sequence GTGTCGGAATTCCTCCAAAATCTGCGTGATTATATTACGAAGGCAGTTGCAGATGCCTTTAAATATAATAGATATATTGAAAGGCAGATAGGTGAGGTGTGTAGCGGCGTTAATTTAAATCGGCACGTTTTAGAGACTGATGACGCAGAGGAGATATGTAGATTCCTCTTTGATAGGTATTACAAGACCGTTTTCGACTACGTTAGCAAGATGATGTGGAACTATCCAGATCCCATCACAGATGCTGAGGATATTACGAGCGAAACCTTCACCAAAGCCTTCAATGCTCTCAAGAGGGGGAAGGAAATCCAAGAACCGGAGGAGTTGTCAGGATGGTTGATAACCATCGCGATAAATCTAACGATTGACCGCACGAGAGCCTTGGAAAGACGAGCGAGGTACCTGCCAACTGAATCGCTTGACAATCTTTCTGTCAGTGAGAAAGAGGCACCTTTCGCATCAACACTCTCAGATAAGGATAGTCGGCAGAGAGCAGCGAATCACGATATGAAGATGCAACTCTTGCGTTTGCTTTCGGATAAAGATCGAGAGATTGCGGTGCTGATGGATCATCTGACACCCAAAGCGGTCGCGGAAGTGATTGGCTCGACTCCTGGAGCCGTTCAGAAAAGATGGGAGCGGTTGATTACATGGCTGAGTCCGGTTGCAGTTCACTTAGAGGCATTAGTAGAGTGTCTCCCAGAAGAGCGCGACAGATGGATTATGGAACGGTACTTGGATGGACAGCCTCTATCGGACATTGCGAAAGCAATTGGTATCTCTCAGTCTGTTATTGAGGAGACGGTGAAACGTGTGAGAGCGGCATGGAAGAAAGCCGCGGCGGAGAATCCCACGGATCCTGTGTCTGTGATGGTAAAGAAAGAGAGATGA
- a CDS encoding sigma-70 family RNA polymerase sigma factor, which translates to MFDFDDTHFIERTQHGDTDAFNPLVVKYHRHVYNHILGNIKNPETAKDLTQETWLKAFRAIHTFRGEAAFSSWLYRIAENVCIDYFRKQKHDTEPLHLIDESHITDTYPSACRDLQRQELRVHLSNAITHLTPVRKQVFFLYYIQELPIKAIARQLNRSEGTIKSHLRNARLQLQEHLTPYLDNDNVS; encoded by the coding sequence TTGTTTGATTTTGATGACACACACTTCATAGAACGCACACAACATGGCGACACCGATGCCTTTAACCCGCTCGTTGTCAAATACCACCGCCATGTCTACAACCATATTCTCGGAAACATCAAGAACCCTGAAACCGCTAAAGACCTCACACAAGAGACATGGCTCAAAGCATTCCGTGCTATCCACACCTTCCGGGGCGAGGCAGCCTTTTCCTCTTGGCTTTACCGCATCGCTGAAAATGTGTGTATCGACTATTTCCGAAAGCAGAAACATGACACGGAACCGCTGCATCTCATTGATGAAAGCCATATCACCGACACGTATCCCTCCGCGTGCCGAGACCTGCAACGCCAGGAGCTGCGAGTGCACCTCTCGAATGCGATCACGCATCTCACACCTGTCCGCAAACAGGTGTTTTTCTTATACTACATCCAAGAACTCCCCATCAAAGCGATTGCACGACAGTTAAACAGGTCCGAAGGCACTATCAAATCGCATCTCCGCAACGCGAGGCTCCAACTTCAGGAACATCTCACGCCGTATCTGGATAACGATAACGTTTCCTGA
- a CDS encoding M50 family metallopeptidase, with product MSTFFKRYIVLLLIFIGIGLLWNTLFIYPIKIFVVFMHEVSHGLAAIATGGRIVEIQINPQQGGHALTQGGSRFWTLTAGYLGSLLWGGLILLLAARTHFDKGISILIGLGMVAISIAYGESTFTYLFGIGFGVALIAIGFYLSEAINDWVLRIIGVTSCLYAILDIKSDVLDRSNLRSDARMLSEVTGIPTEVWGVLWILIAIGLTFWFLYLSGKTTDNTPEPTEEDI from the coding sequence ATGTCAACATTTTTCAAACGTTATATTGTCCTACTGCTGATTTTTATAGGCATTGGACTCCTATGGAACACACTGTTCATTTATCCGATCAAAATCTTCGTCGTGTTTATGCATGAGGTGAGTCACGGACTTGCGGCAATCGCAACAGGTGGCCGTATCGTTGAAATTCAGATTAACCCGCAGCAGGGAGGGCATGCACTTACACAAGGCGGCTCTCGGTTTTGGACGTTGACTGCGGGGTATCTCGGCAGCCTCTTGTGGGGCGGTCTTATCCTGCTTTTGGCAGCGAGAACGCATTTCGACAAAGGGATTAGCATCCTTATCGGTCTCGGCATGGTGGCAATTTCCATCGCCTACGGTGAGAGCACTTTTACCTATCTGTTTGGCATCGGTTTCGGTGTCGCGCTAATCGCCATTGGGTTTTATCTCTCAGAAGCCATCAACGATTGGGTCCTACGTATCATCGGCGTGACGAGCTGCCTTTACGCGATTCTGGACATCAAAAGCGATGTCTTAGATAGATCCAATCTCCGGTCAGATGCTCGGATGCTCTCAGAAGTGACAGGCATTCCAACCGAAGTTTGGGGAGTGCTTTGGATTCTTATTGCAATTGGACTCACCTTCTGGTTTCTCTACTTATCCGGCAAGACTACGGACAACACGCCAGAACCCACTGAAGAAGATATTTAA
- the aroC gene encoding chorismate synthase — protein sequence MNTFGHLFRITTWGESHGGAVGVVVDGCPPQIDLDVSAIQFEMNRRKPGQSHLTTPRQEGDAVEILSGVFEGKTLGTPISMLVWNKNARPSDYQHLKDLYRPSHADFTYQEKYGIRNWQGGGRASARETIGRVAAGAIAKQILREKAETEVLAYVKQIHTLAAEVDTDTVTLEQVEASPVRCPDPIVSPKMAERIDQARRDRDSLGGIIESVARNVPVGLGEPIFDKLKADLAKAMMSLPATMGFQIGSGFDGITMTGSEHNDPFYLEKAGETTRVRTRTNNSGGTQGGISNGENIVFQVAFKPTATIGKPQQTVDVQGKEVTLEASGRHDPCVLVRAPAIVEAMAALVLTDHLLRHRAKS from the coding sequence ATGAATACGTTCGGCCACCTTTTTCGGATTACGACTTGGGGTGAATCACACGGTGGTGCTGTCGGTGTTGTCGTTGATGGATGCCCACCACAGATTGACCTTGATGTGTCCGCAATACAATTTGAGATGAATCGCCGGAAACCTGGGCAGAGTCACCTCACGACCCCGCGTCAGGAAGGTGATGCTGTTGAAATACTTTCGGGTGTCTTTGAAGGCAAGACGCTCGGCACGCCCATCTCTATGCTGGTGTGGAACAAGAACGCCCGTCCGTCAGACTACCAGCATCTGAAAGATCTCTATCGACCTTCACACGCCGATTTTACGTATCAAGAGAAGTATGGTATCAGAAACTGGCAAGGCGGCGGTAGAGCGAGCGCACGTGAAACTATCGGACGCGTCGCAGCAGGGGCAATTGCGAAGCAGATTTTGCGTGAGAAAGCGGAAACGGAGGTGCTCGCTTACGTCAAACAGATCCATACGCTCGCAGCTGAAGTCGATACGGACACGGTAACGCTTGAACAGGTTGAAGCGAGTCCAGTTCGCTGTCCTGACCCTATTGTGAGTCCGAAGATGGCGGAGCGGATTGATCAGGCGCGGCGCGACCGAGATTCCCTTGGCGGCATCATTGAGTCGGTTGCTCGCAACGTTCCGGTTGGACTTGGCGAACCGATCTTCGATAAACTCAAGGCGGATCTGGCGAAGGCGATGATGTCTCTACCGGCAACGATGGGTTTCCAAATCGGTTCCGGCTTTGATGGGATCACGATGACAGGCTCTGAACACAACGATCCTTTTTATCTCGAAAAGGCGGGTGAGACGACGCGGGTTCGGACGCGTACGAACAATTCGGGCGGCACACAAGGTGGTATTTCAAATGGCGAGAATATTGTGTTCCAAGTCGCTTTCAAACCGACAGCAACGATTGGGAAGCCGCAACAGACGGTGGATGTACAGGGGAAGGAAGTGACATTGGAGGCAAGCGGACGGCATGATCCGTGTGTGTTGGTGCGCGCGCCTGCGATTGTGGAGGCAATGGCAGCACTTGTGCTGACAGATCATCTGCTCCGGCATCGTGCGAAGTCTTGA
- a CDS encoding CHAD domain-containing protein, with protein METIKPKTKRVSPDETLETCARRIIVDYFRKMMSYKEGAEDGTDIEFVHDMRVTSRRLRAAMDNFADCFRERPFKKHYKKIKAITRTMGSVRDLDVLIARFQREVNTLSEVERTDIHRLIEHLQHEREVARKPMLTLFAELEESDFETKFLKFFDGESILPDVGA; from the coding sequence ATGGAAACCATAAAGCCGAAAACCAAAAGGGTCTCGCCTGACGAAACGTTAGAGACCTGCGCGAGACGGATTATCGTGGATTATTTCCGCAAAATGATGTCCTATAAAGAGGGTGCCGAAGACGGAACCGACATTGAATTCGTCCACGATATGCGCGTCACCTCTCGTCGTCTGCGTGCCGCAATGGACAATTTTGCCGACTGCTTTCGAGAAAGACCGTTCAAAAAACACTACAAAAAAATAAAAGCGATAACTCGGACGATGGGGTCCGTCCGCGATCTGGATGTGCTTATCGCCCGTTTTCAGAGAGAAGTGAACACTTTGTCTGAGGTAGAACGGACGGATATCCACAGACTCATTGAACATTTACAGCATGAACGAGAAGTTGCCCGAAAGCCGATGCTGACGCTCTTTGCGGAACTTGAAGAATCCGATTTTGAAACAAAATTTTTGAAATTCTTTGACGGAGAA